From Flaviflexus ciconiae:
GTGCTCGGCCCAATTGTGTCGCACCTAACATGGTCGCTAGGTATGCTGTTCCTTCTACCGTCCGCACTATCGATTGGAGATCTCCTATGGTGAGCGAGAATAATGGGGCGCGGCGTGCCCTGGTCACTGGAGCCAGTGGTTTCATTGGATCGCGGCTCGTACCGGCCCTGTTGTCGGACGGGTGGAAGGTGCGCGTCCTGGCGCGGACGCCCGACAAACTCGATGTTGCCTGGAGGGATGATGTCGACGTCTTCCAGGGCGATGCGACTGATGATGAGGACCTGAGTCAAGCTCTCGACGGCATCGATGTCGCCTACTATCTCCTGCATTCAATGGACGGCAAGGGCGACTTCATTGAGCGCGACAAGAAGCTTGCCCAGGGCTTTGCCAAGGCCGCCGAGCGGCATTCCGTCGGCAGAATCGTTTATATGGGCGGCCTGCACAACGACGAGGCGGAGCTAGCTCCGCACATGGCATCTCGCGCCGAGGTTGGGCGGATACTCGAGGAAAGCGGCGTGCCGACCACAATCCTCCAGGCCGGAATCGTGCTCGGCGAGGACTCGGCCTCGTTCCAGATGCTGCGCCACCTCTCAGAACGGCTACCGATCGCGATCGCCCCCAAGTGGGTGACAAACCAAGTCCAGCCCATCGATATCGACGACGTCATCCACTTCCTGGTGCGCGCCGCGGACCTTCCGAGCGAGGAATCGGGCGCACTCGATGTCGGCATGGAGCAGACCTTGAGCTACCGGGAGATGATACGCCGCTACGCGGAGGTGACTGGGCTGTCGAAGCGGTTCATGGCGACAGTTCCGGTGCTCACCCCAGCACTGGCGAGCAGGTGGGTTGGGCTCGTCACCCCCGTCGGCGCCGGCGTAGCCCGACCCCTGGTCGGTAGCCTCATCGACGATGCGGTAAAGGGACAGGGTAGCGCGCGCGACGCATCCGAGGTCCTGGGGGACCCTGAACGCGGGCTCATGAACTTTGAGAAGTCTATCGAGACCCGGACGAAGGATGTGGACACGAAACGCTTCTGGCGGGTCGGACGCAGAGTCATCGCCGCCGTCGGAGCCGCGGCAGTCACCGGGAGCATCATGACCAAACCCGACGGAACCTGGTATCAGTCGCTGAAGAAGCCGTCCTGGCAGCCCCCCGCTGCAGTGTTTCCCATCGTCTGGACAGGACTCTACGCAACGATTGCGGCAGCATCGACGATGACGATCGCGGAGCGGATCGAGAATGGCGACGAGAAAGAGGCGCGCGACTACGCGACCGCGTTGGGCGCGAACCTCGTGCTCAACGCTGGCTGGTCGGGTGCGTTCTTCCGTGGGCATTCGCTCCTGCTCAGCGTCGCAACTGCCGGACTCCTCACGGCCAGCAGCGCCGACCTTGCACGGAGAGGCGGGCGGACTCGCCCGCAGATCGGCGCGCTCCTCAGCCCCTATGCCCTATGGTGTGGCTTCGCGACAGCACTGAGCGCTGCGATAGCGCGCCAGAACGCGTGAGCGGAAGATGACGACGCTGGTCGCGAGTCGTGCCAAGACGGACGGCGGCAGACGCGCAATAGTCTGAGACTGCCGAGGAGACGACGCGTTCGCGGTCCGCGACCTTCAAGAACGGCGATCTGAAGTGGCTTCGGCAGTCGTGGCTTGAATCCACGCGTCGGGCAGATTTC
This genomic window contains:
- a CDS encoding tryptophan-rich sensory protein, encoding MVSENNGARRALVTGASGFIGSRLVPALLSDGWKVRVLARTPDKLDVAWRDDVDVFQGDATDDEDLSQALDGIDVAYYLLHSMDGKGDFIERDKKLAQGFAKAAERHSVGRIVYMGGLHNDEAELAPHMASRAEVGRILEESGVPTTILQAGIVLGEDSASFQMLRHLSERLPIAIAPKWVTNQVQPIDIDDVIHFLVRAADLPSEESGALDVGMEQTLSYREMIRRYAEVTGLSKRFMATVPVLTPALASRWVGLVTPVGAGVARPLVGSLIDDAVKGQGSARDASEVLGDPERGLMNFEKSIETRTKDVDTKRFWRVGRRVIAAVGAAAVTGSIMTKPDGTWYQSLKKPSWQPPAAVFPIVWTGLYATIAAASTMTIAERIENGDEKEARDYATALGANLVLNAGWSGAFFRGHSLLLSVATAGLLTASSADLARRGGRTRPQIGALLSPYALWCGFATALSAAIARQNA